Proteins from one Mycobacterium adipatum genomic window:
- a CDS encoding acyl-[acyl-carrier-protein] thioesterase, protein MTLAKTLMPVPDPHPDVFDVQWPLRVADIDRAGRLKFDAATRHIQDIGSDQLREMGYEETHPAWIVRRTMIDLIEPITFKDTLRLRRWCSGTSNRWCEMRVRIEGRRGGLMESEAFWINFSQETQAPSRISDDFLAGLRRTTDVDRLRWKAYLKPGPRETAVAIRKYPVRVSDIDLFDHMNNSVYWSVVEEYLHEAPELLAAPLRVTIEHDSAVALGEDLEIISHVYPAGSTDKFGPELTDRTVTTLTYAVGDETRAVAALFAR, encoded by the coding sequence ATGACCTTGGCCAAGACCCTGATGCCCGTGCCGGACCCGCATCCCGATGTGTTCGATGTGCAATGGCCGTTGCGGGTGGCCGATATCGATCGGGCGGGCCGGCTCAAATTCGACGCCGCCACCCGGCACATTCAGGACATCGGGTCGGATCAGTTGCGCGAAATGGGCTACGAGGAAACCCATCCGGCGTGGATCGTGCGGCGCACCATGATCGACCTGATCGAGCCGATCACCTTCAAGGACACCCTGCGGCTGCGTCGCTGGTGCTCGGGGACGTCGAACCGGTGGTGTGAGATGCGGGTGCGCATCGAGGGCAGGCGGGGCGGCCTGATGGAGTCGGAGGCGTTCTGGATCAACTTCAGCCAGGAGACCCAGGCGCCGTCCCGGATCTCCGACGACTTCCTGGCCGGGCTGCGGCGCACCACCGATGTGGACCGGCTGCGCTGGAAGGCCTACCTCAAGCCCGGGCCCCGTGAGACCGCGGTGGCCATCCGCAAGTACCCCGTGCGGGTCAGCGATATCGATCTGTTCGACCACATGAACAACTCGGTCTACTGGAGTGTGGTCGAGGAGTATCTGCACGAGGCGCCCGAGCTGCTTGCGGCGCCGTTGCGGGTGACCATCGAGCACGACTCGGCGGTGGCGCTCGGTGAGGACCTGGAGATCATCTCGCACGTGTATCCGGCCGGCTCGACCGACAAGTTCGGTCCGGAGCTCACCGATCGCACTGTTACAACGCTCACATATGCCGTCGGCGACGAGACCAGGGCGGTCGCCGCACTGTTCGCACGGTGA
- the ramB gene encoding acetate metabolism transcriptional regulator RamB, translating to MSKTYVGSRVRQLRRERGFSQAALAQMLDISPSYLNQIEHDVRPLTVAVLLRITEVFGVDATFFASQDDTRLVAELREVTLDRDLDIAVDPAELADIVSAHPAIARAMVSLHQRYRLTTTQLAAVSEGRFGASESGSGAITMPHEEVRDYFYQRQNYLHELDTAAEDLTIRMRMHRAELTRELSDRLTRVHGVRIVRRTDLGDPVLHRFDTATRTLEIGGHLASGQYVFKLAAELGYLEFGDLIDKLVDEGKFTSEESRTLAKLGLANYVAAATVLPYRQFHDVAENFRYDVERLSAFYAVSYETIAHRLSTLQRPSMRGVPLSFVRVDRAGNMSKRQSATGFHFSSSGGTCPLWNVYETFANPGKILVQIAQMPDGRDYMWVARTVERRPSRYGQPGKTFAIGLGCELRHAHRLVYSEGLDLSGGPNATTATPIGAGCRVCERDNCPQRAFPALGKALDLDEHRSTVSPYLVKNS from the coding sequence GTGTCCAAGACCTACGTCGGATCACGGGTACGCCAGCTCCGCCGGGAGCGCGGCTTCAGCCAGGCCGCGCTGGCGCAGATGCTGGACATCTCGCCGAGCTATCTCAACCAGATCGAGCACGATGTGCGTCCCCTGACGGTCGCCGTGCTGTTGCGCATCACCGAGGTCTTCGGGGTCGACGCCACCTTCTTCGCCTCCCAGGACGACACCAGGCTGGTGGCCGAATTGCGTGAGGTGACCCTGGACCGCGATCTCGACATCGCCGTCGACCCGGCCGAACTCGCCGATATCGTCAGCGCCCACCCGGCGATCGCGCGCGCCATGGTCAGCCTGCACCAGCGCTACCGGCTGACCACCACCCAGCTCGCCGCCGTCTCCGAGGGCCGATTCGGGGCGTCCGAATCCGGGTCCGGCGCGATCACCATGCCGCACGAGGAGGTCCGCGACTACTTCTACCAGCGGCAGAACTATCTGCACGAACTCGACACCGCCGCCGAGGACCTCACCATCAGGATGCGCATGCACCGCGCCGAACTGACCCGCGAGCTGTCCGACCGTCTGACCCGGGTGCACGGGGTGCGCATCGTCCGCCGCACCGATCTGGGCGATCCGGTGTTGCACCGGTTCGACACCGCGACCCGCACGCTGGAGATCGGCGGTCACCTCGCCAGCGGCCAGTACGTCTTCAAGCTGGCCGCCGAGCTGGGCTACCTGGAGTTCGGCGACCTGATCGACAAGCTCGTCGACGAGGGCAAGTTCACCAGCGAGGAATCCCGCACGCTGGCCAAGCTGGGGCTGGCCAACTACGTCGCCGCGGCCACCGTGCTGCCCTACCGCCAGTTCCACGACGTCGCCGAGAACTTCCGCTACGACGTCGAACGGCTCTCGGCGTTCTACGCGGTGTCCTACGAGACGATCGCGCATCGGCTGTCCACCCTGCAGCGGCCGTCCATGCGCGGGGTGCCCCTGTCCTTCGTCCGGGTCGACCGAGCCGGAAACATGTCGAAACGGCAGTCCGCCACCGGATTTCACTTCTCCTCGTCCGGCGGCACCTGCCCGCTGTGGAACGTCTACGAGACGTTCGCCAACCCCGGCAAGATCCTGGTGCAGATCGCCCAGATGCCCGACGGCCGCGACTACATGTGGGTGGCGCGCACGGTGGAGCGCCGCCCGTCGCGCTACGGCCAGCCGGGCAAGACCTTCGCGATCGGCCTGGGCTGTGAGCTCCGGCATGCCCACCGACTGGTGTACTCCGAGGGACTGGACCTCTCCGGCGGTCCGAACGCGACGACCGCGACCCCGATCGGTGCCGGTTGCCGGGTGTGCGAACGGGACAACTGCCCGCAGCGCGCGTTCCCGGCCCTGGGCAAAGCGCTCGACCTCGACGAGCACCGCAGCACGGTGTCTCCGTATCTGGTGAAGAACAGCTGA
- a CDS encoding carboxymuconolactone decarboxylase family protein, with the protein MSADETTAPPRIPPGGLRELGPLNWAIAKIGANRIRAPKFHLMNVLGQHRLLFLAWLPFSGYLLYAGKLSRQDAELVILRVGHLRGSEYELQQHRRLARSRGLDADVQAAIFEGPDAPGLAPHQRTLVTATDEFVITRSMSAETWAALSKLYNRAQIIEFCTLAGQYDALAATMATLRIPLDFPD; encoded by the coding sequence GTGAGCGCAGACGAGACGACGGCCCCGCCACGCATCCCGCCCGGCGGTCTCCGCGAACTGGGCCCACTCAACTGGGCCATCGCCAAGATCGGCGCCAACCGGATCAGGGCCCCGAAGTTCCACCTGATGAATGTGCTGGGCCAGCACCGGCTGCTGTTCTTGGCCTGGTTGCCGTTCTCCGGATATCTGCTCTATGCGGGCAAGCTGAGCCGCCAGGACGCCGAGCTGGTGATCCTGCGCGTCGGGCATCTGCGGGGCAGCGAGTACGAACTGCAGCAGCACCGCAGGCTGGCCCGCAGCCGCGGGCTCGACGCCGACGTCCAGGCAGCCATCTTCGAGGGCCCCGACGCGCCGGGCCTGGCGCCGCACCAGCGGACTCTGGTCACCGCGACCGACGAGTTCGTCATCACCCGGTCCATGTCGGCCGAGACGTGGGCCGCCCTGTCCAAGCTCTACAACCGCGCTCAGATCATCGAATTCTGCACCCTCGCTGGGCAATACGATGCGCTGGCGGCCACCATGGCGACGCTGCGCATCCCCCTGGACTTCCCGGACTAG
- a CDS encoding TetR/AcrR family transcriptional regulator: MDKQRRTQKQRVEESARRLADAAVALIAEKGYAATTAQEIGLRAGYSRDMVRVRYGTKEALVDSILSTLYETRLRGIDEPEASGLDRVLAVARLLHTFAVEDPVLLRAMFALNFEAAQADDLLRQRVNRWLDESVAQIRSAVEAGKRDATVAADVDPIGQSREMLATVIGFAYLWTVDPENFDLPGTLMAWMGRLRATLAP, encoded by the coding sequence ATGGACAAGCAGCGACGGACGCAGAAGCAGCGGGTTGAAGAGTCGGCGCGTCGGCTGGCGGACGCCGCCGTCGCCTTGATCGCCGAAAAGGGGTATGCCGCCACCACCGCTCAGGAGATCGGCCTGCGGGCCGGCTACAGCCGGGACATGGTCAGGGTGCGGTACGGCACCAAAGAGGCACTGGTCGACTCGATCCTGTCCACGCTGTACGAGACCCGGCTGCGGGGCATCGACGAGCCTGAGGCGTCGGGGCTGGACCGCGTCCTGGCCGTGGCGAGACTGCTGCACACCTTCGCTGTCGAGGATCCAGTGTTGCTGCGTGCGATGTTTGCGCTGAATTTCGAGGCCGCGCAGGCCGATGATCTTCTGCGGCAGCGAGTCAATCGGTGGCTTGACGAATCGGTGGCCCAGATCCGCTCCGCGGTCGAGGCGGGTAAGCGGGATGCGACCGTCGCCGCCGATGTGGACCCGATCGGGCAGAGCCGCGAGATGCTGGCCACCGTCATCGGGTTCGCCTACCTCTGGACGGTCGATCCGGAGAACTTCGATCTGCCGGGCACCTTGATGGCCTGGATGGGCAGGTTGAGAGCAACGCTCGCACCGTAG
- the lpdA gene encoding dihydrolipoyl dehydrogenase, translated as MTHYDLVVLGAGPGGYVAAIRAAQLGLNTAIVEPKYWGGVCLNVGCIPSKALLRNAELAHIFAKEAKTFGISGEATFDFGAAFDRSRKVADGRVAGVHFLMKKNKITEVHGYGTFTGPNAVSVDLNEGGTEELTFDNAIIATGSSTRLVPGTSLSENVVTYEKQIMSRDLPGSIIIAGAGAIGMEFAYVLKNYGVDVTIVEFLPRALPNEDAEVSKEIEKQYKKLGVKILTGTKVESITDGGSEVTVVVSKDGKTEELKADKVMQAIGFAPNIEGFGLEKTGVALTERKAIEIDDHMRTNVPHIYAIGDVTSKLQLAHVAEAMGVVAAETIAGAETLTLGDYRMMPRATFCQPQVASFGLTEEQAKAEGHDIKVAKFPFTANGKAHGLADPVGFVKLIADTKYGELLGGHLIGPDVSELLPELTLAQKWDLTVNELTRNVHTHPTLSEALQEAIHGLAGHMINF; from the coding sequence GTGACCCACTATGACCTCGTCGTACTCGGAGCCGGCCCCGGCGGATATGTGGCGGCCATCCGCGCTGCCCAACTCGGTCTGAACACCGCGATCGTCGAACCCAAGTACTGGGGCGGCGTCTGCCTGAACGTCGGGTGTATCCCTTCTAAAGCGCTGTTGCGCAACGCCGAACTCGCGCACATCTTCGCCAAGGAAGCCAAGACCTTCGGTATCAGCGGGGAGGCCACCTTCGACTTCGGTGCCGCCTTCGATCGCAGCCGCAAGGTCGCCGACGGACGCGTCGCCGGTGTGCACTTCCTGATGAAGAAGAACAAGATCACCGAGGTCCACGGCTACGGCACCTTCACCGGGCCCAACGCGGTGTCCGTCGACCTCAACGAGGGTGGCACCGAGGAGCTCACCTTCGACAACGCGATCATCGCGACCGGGTCGTCGACGCGTCTGGTGCCCGGCACGTCGCTGAGCGAGAACGTGGTCACCTACGAGAAGCAGATCATGTCGCGGGACCTGCCGGGATCGATCATCATCGCCGGGGCGGGCGCGATCGGCATGGAGTTCGCCTACGTGCTGAAGAACTACGGGGTGGACGTCACCATCGTCGAGTTCCTGCCGCGCGCCCTGCCCAACGAGGACGCCGAGGTCTCCAAGGAGATCGAGAAGCAGTACAAGAAGTTGGGCGTGAAGATCCTCACCGGCACCAAGGTCGAGTCGATCACCGACGGCGGGTCCGAGGTCACCGTGGTGGTGAGCAAGGACGGCAAGACCGAAGAGCTCAAGGCCGACAAGGTGATGCAGGCCATCGGTTTCGCCCCCAACATCGAGGGCTTCGGCCTGGAGAAGACCGGCGTGGCGCTGACCGAGCGCAAGGCCATCGAGATCGACGACCATATGCGCACCAACGTGCCGCACATCTATGCCATCGGCGATGTGACCAGCAAGCTGCAGCTGGCCCACGTGGCCGAGGCGATGGGCGTGGTGGCCGCCGAGACGATCGCCGGTGCCGAGACGCTGACCCTGGGCGACTACCGGATGATGCCGCGCGCCACCTTCTGCCAGCCGCAGGTGGCCAGCTTCGGGCTGACCGAGGAGCAGGCCAAGGCCGAAGGCCATGACATCAAGGTCGCCAAGTTCCCGTTCACCGCGAACGGGAAGGCGCACGGCCTGGCCGATCCGGTCGGCTTCGTCAAGCTGATCGCCGACACCAAGTACGGCGAGTTGCTCGGCGGGCACCTGATCGGTCCCGACGTTTCGGAGCTGCTGCCCGAGCTGACGCTGGCGCAGAAGTGGGACCTGACGGTCAACGAGTTGACGCGCAACGTGCACACCCACCCGACGCTGTCCGAGGCGCTGCAGGAAGCCATTCACGGCCTGGCCGGCCACATGATCAACTTCTGA
- a CDS encoding cyclopropane mycolic acid synthase family methyltransferase has translation MPNKLTPHFDDVQAHYDLSDDFFRLFLDPTQTYSCAYFERDDMTLEQAQLAKIDLALGKLGLQPGMTLLDVGCGWGATMRRAVERYDVNVVGLTLSKNQAAHVQRSFEAMDSPRERRVLLQGWEQFSEPVDRIVSIGAFEHFGFDRYPDFFRMAYDALPDDGVMLLHTICAFNPAKAKEAGIPVTFELARFVKFIITEIFPGGRLPSVEMVREKSAEGGFTLTREQSLQLHYARTLDLWAEALQAHRDEAIKVQSEEVYERYMKYLTGCAKLFRARQTDVVQFTLAKG, from the coding sequence ATGCCGAACAAACTCACACCGCATTTCGACGACGTCCAGGCTCACTATGACCTGTCCGATGACTTCTTCCGGCTTTTCCTCGACCCCACCCAGACCTACAGCTGCGCCTACTTCGAACGCGATGACATGACGTTGGAACAAGCGCAGCTGGCCAAGATCGACCTGGCGTTGGGCAAGCTGGGACTGCAGCCGGGAATGACGCTGCTGGACGTCGGCTGCGGCTGGGGGGCGACCATGCGCCGGGCGGTCGAACGCTACGACGTCAACGTCGTCGGCCTGACACTGTCGAAGAACCAGGCCGCCCACGTGCAGCGCAGCTTCGAGGCGATGGACAGCCCACGCGAGCGCCGCGTCCTGCTTCAGGGGTGGGAGCAGTTCAGCGAACCCGTCGACCGGATCGTGTCCATCGGAGCCTTCGAGCACTTCGGCTTCGACCGCTACCCGGATTTCTTCCGGATGGCGTACGACGCGCTGCCCGATGACGGCGTCATGCTGCTGCACACCATCTGCGCGTTCAATCCCGCCAAGGCCAAGGAAGCCGGCATCCCGGTCACCTTCGAGCTGGCCCGGTTTGTGAAGTTCATCATCACCGAGATCTTCCCCGGCGGCCGGTTGCCGTCGGTGGAGATGGTCAGGGAGAAGTCCGCCGAGGGCGGCTTCACGTTGACCCGCGAGCAGTCGCTGCAGCTGCACTACGCCCGGACGCTCGACCTGTGGGCCGAAGCCCTGCAGGCCCACCGCGACGAGGCCATCAAGGTGCAGTCCGAAGAGGTCTACGAGCGCTACATGAAGTACCTCACCGGCTGCGCGAAACTGTTCCGGGCGCGTCAGACCGATGTCGTGCAGTTCACCCTGGCGAAAGGCTGA
- a CDS encoding DUF779 domain-containing protein produces the protein MTSRALITAAAADLLRTLQNRHGALMFHQSGGCCDGSSPMCYPAGDFIVGDRDILLGVLDVGDGVPVWISGPQFDAWKHTQLVIDVVPGRGGGFSLESPEGMRFLSRGRVFTDQETAELAAPITGAQYEAGTRPEATQTCIVAEAEEACPVPPRVG, from the coding sequence ATGACCAGCCGAGCCCTGATCACCGCGGCTGCCGCGGACCTGTTGCGCACGCTGCAGAACCGACACGGGGCCTTGATGTTTCATCAGTCCGGTGGCTGCTGCGACGGCTCCTCGCCGATGTGTTACCCGGCCGGCGACTTCATCGTCGGTGACCGCGACATCCTGCTCGGTGTGCTCGACGTCGGCGACGGGGTGCCGGTGTGGATCTCCGGCCCGCAGTTCGACGCCTGGAAGCACACCCAGTTGGTGATCGATGTGGTGCCGGGCCGCGGGGGTGGGTTCAGCCTGGAATCCCCCGAAGGAATGCGGTTCCTGAGTCGCGGCCGGGTGTTCACCGACCAGGAGACCGCCGAACTGGCGGCACCGATCACCGGTGCGCAGTACGAGGCCGGGACCCGGCCGGAGGCCACCCAGACCTGCATCGTCGCCGAAGCGGAAGAGGCTTGCCCGGTTCCACCGCGCGTGGGCTGA
- a CDS encoding prolyl oligopeptidase family serine peptidase, translated as MSSIDPVASLAPEDPTDPYLWLEDVTGDDALDWVRRHNEPTLADLGDDEFEAMRAEALEVLDTDARIPYVRRRGEYLYNFWRDETHPRGLWRRTSLDSYRSDSPEWDVVIDVDALAAADDENWVWAGADVIEPDHTLALISLSRGGADAVVVREFDMRTREFVFGGFELPEAKTQITWADENTVLLGTDFGADSLTESGYARLVKRWRRGQPLADAATVYAGERADVIVAASVDRTPGYERTMISRAVDFFNDEIYELRGEELLRIDAPTDATVSVHHDWLLIELRTDWDGHAAGSLLASSYADFMSGEKNLVTVFRPDEGTSLHQYSWTRDKLVIVTLADVVSRVQIVTPGAWTTTDLPGVPPNSNTVIAAADSYGDEIFLDSSGFVTPSQLLHGTPDGPVSPIKAAPGFFDTTGIEVSQHFATSADGTRIPYFTVGRPGSTGPTLLGGYGGFEVSRTPGYDGVLGRLWLARGGTYVLANIRGGGEYGPGWHTQAMRAGRHLVDEDFAAVARDLVTRGVTTVARLGAQGGSNGGLLMGIMLTRYPDLFGALVCSVPLLDMKRFHLLLAGASWVAEYGNPDDPDDWEFISKYSPYQNISSDRRYPPILITTSTRDDRVHPGHARKMTAALEEAGHPVSYYENIEGGHGGAADNAQAAFRAALIYRYLWRTIGV; from the coding sequence ATGAGTTCCATTGACCCCGTCGCTTCGCTCGCCCCCGAAGACCCCACCGACCCGTACCTCTGGCTCGAAGACGTCACCGGCGACGACGCACTGGACTGGGTGCGCCGGCACAACGAGCCGACGCTGGCCGATCTCGGTGACGACGAGTTCGAGGCCATGCGGGCCGAGGCGCTGGAGGTACTCGACACCGACGCCCGCATCCCCTACGTGCGCCGGCGCGGGGAGTATCTCTACAACTTCTGGCGCGACGAGACTCACCCACGCGGTCTGTGGCGGCGCACCTCGCTGGACAGTTACCGGAGCGACTCCCCCGAGTGGGATGTGGTCATCGATGTCGACGCCCTGGCGGCCGCCGACGACGAGAACTGGGTGTGGGCCGGCGCCGATGTCATCGAGCCCGACCACACGCTGGCCCTGATCAGTCTGTCCCGCGGTGGCGCCGACGCCGTCGTGGTGCGCGAATTCGACATGCGTACACGCGAATTCGTGTTCGGCGGCTTTGAACTTCCCGAGGCCAAGACGCAGATCACCTGGGCCGACGAGAACACCGTGCTCCTCGGCACCGACTTCGGCGCGGACTCGCTGACCGAGTCCGGTTATGCCCGGCTGGTCAAACGGTGGCGGCGCGGGCAACCCCTTGCCGATGCCGCCACCGTCTACGCCGGTGAGCGGGCCGATGTCATCGTGGCGGCCTCGGTGGACCGCACCCCCGGCTACGAACGGACGATGATCAGCCGTGCCGTCGATTTCTTCAACGACGAGATCTACGAGCTGCGCGGGGAGGAACTCCTGCGCATCGACGCGCCGACCGACGCCACCGTGTCGGTGCATCACGACTGGCTGCTGATCGAGCTGCGCACCGACTGGGACGGGCACGCCGCCGGGTCCCTGCTGGCGAGCAGTTACGCCGACTTCATGTCGGGTGAGAAGAATCTGGTCACGGTGTTTCGGCCGGACGAGGGCACCAGCCTGCATCAGTACTCCTGGACACGGGACAAGCTCGTCATCGTCACCCTCGCCGACGTCGTCAGCCGCGTCCAGATCGTCACCCCCGGCGCGTGGACGACCACCGACCTGCCCGGCGTCCCGCCCAACTCCAACACCGTGATCGCCGCCGCCGACTCCTACGGTGACGAGATCTTCCTGGATTCAAGCGGTTTCGTCACACCGTCACAACTGCTGCACGGCACCCCCGACGGCCCGGTCAGCCCGATCAAAGCGGCACCCGGTTTCTTCGACACCACCGGCATCGAGGTCTCCCAGCACTTCGCCACCTCGGCCGACGGCACCCGGATCCCGTATTTCACGGTCGGCAGGCCGGGCTCGACCGGACCGACGCTGCTGGGCGGCTACGGCGGGTTCGAGGTGTCCCGGACGCCGGGCTATGATGGCGTGCTGGGCCGGCTGTGGCTGGCCCGCGGCGGCACCTATGTGCTGGCCAACATCCGCGGCGGCGGCGAGTACGGGCCGGGCTGGCACACCCAGGCGATGCGCGCGGGTCGGCACCTCGTCGACGAGGATTTCGCCGCAGTGGCAAGGGATCTGGTGACGCGCGGGGTGACCACGGTGGCCCGGCTGGGCGCTCAGGGCGGCAGCAACGGCGGCCTGCTGATGGGGATCATGCTGACCCGCTATCCGGACCTGTTCGGCGCGTTGGTGTGCAGCGTGCCGCTGCTGGACATGAAGCGGTTCCACCTGCTGCTGGCGGGGGCGTCCTGGGTGGCCGAGTACGGCAACCCCGATGATCCGGACGACTGGGAGTTCATCTCGAAATACTCTCCATATCAGAATATTTCGAGCGATCGGCGCTATCCACCGATCCTGATCACCACCTCCACCCGCGATGACCGGGTGCATCCCGGGCACGCCAGGAAGATGACGGCCGCGTTGGAGGAGGCCGGGCACCCGGTGAGCTACTACGAGAACATCGAGGGCGGCCACGGCGGCGCGGCGGACAACGCGCAGGCGGCGTTCCGGGCGGCACTCATCTACCGCTACCTGTGGCGGACCATCGGCGTTTAG
- a CDS encoding dicarboxylate/amino acid:cation symporter, with translation MKTLSSPAVQIGIAAVGGIAFGLIVGEWAGNLKFIGDMFIRLIQMSIVPLVVASVIVATASMTGAGTGRIAFRTFKWMLGFSFVAAVLAWLLSTVIRPGAGMVFTQELDPALQESAGEALGWQETLLNFVSTNIFNAMSTATMVPIIVFSLLFGIALRSHINARGDDSVLGFIDQIQQIVLTMIRLVMYIAPLGVFCLLAALAGDVGFAVVTTALKYLGTTLLGVLILFTLFVVVVTARTRLSPWKLPDKLAEQTAIAITTTSSAVTFPTVLRNAVEKVGVSQKVANFTLSIGLTMGSYGAVLNYMIVVMFLAQAGDIQLSFGQIALGMALAILLNMGTITVPGGFPVVAMFLATSLGLPFEAVGLLIAVDWFAGIFRTFLNVNGDTFVAMLVANADDEIDRDVYNGTKTVTAEELDLDEYSDALARADQAD, from the coding sequence ATGAAGACTCTCTCCAGTCCCGCTGTGCAGATCGGTATCGCCGCGGTCGGGGGCATCGCCTTCGGCCTGATCGTCGGCGAATGGGCGGGCAATCTGAAGTTCATCGGGGACATGTTCATCCGGCTCATCCAGATGTCCATCGTGCCGCTCGTGGTGGCCTCGGTCATCGTGGCGACGGCATCGATGACGGGCGCGGGTACCGGCCGAATCGCCTTCCGGACGTTCAAGTGGATGCTCGGATTCTCGTTCGTCGCCGCCGTGCTGGCATGGCTGCTCAGCACGGTGATCCGGCCCGGCGCCGGCATGGTCTTCACCCAGGAACTCGATCCCGCCCTGCAGGAATCCGCGGGTGAGGCGCTGGGCTGGCAGGAGACGCTGCTCAACTTCGTCTCCACCAACATCTTCAACGCCATGTCGACCGCGACCATGGTGCCCATCATCGTGTTCTCGCTGTTGTTCGGCATCGCCTTGCGCAGCCATATCAACGCCCGCGGCGATGATTCCGTGCTCGGTTTCATCGACCAGATTCAGCAGATCGTGTTGACCATGATCCGTCTGGTGATGTACATCGCGCCGCTCGGCGTCTTCTGCCTGCTGGCCGCCCTGGCCGGCGATGTGGGCTTCGCGGTGGTGACCACGGCGCTGAAGTACCTCGGGACCACGCTGCTCGGAGTACTGATCCTGTTCACCCTGTTCGTCGTGGTGGTCACGGCGCGTACCCGGTTGAGTCCGTGGAAGCTGCCGGACAAGCTCGCCGAGCAGACCGCGATCGCCATCACCACCACCAGTTCGGCGGTGACCTTTCCGACGGTGCTGCGCAACGCCGTCGAGAAGGTCGGCGTCAGTCAGAAGGTCGCCAACTTCACCCTGTCCATCGGGCTGACGATGGGTTCCTATGGGGCCGTACTGAATTACATGATCGTGGTGATGTTCTTGGCCCAGGCCGGCGATATCCAGCTCAGCTTCGGCCAGATCGCGCTCGGGATGGCACTGGCCATCCTGCTCAACATGGGCACCATCACCGTCCCCGGTGGGTTCCCGGTCGTCGCGATGTTCCTGGCGACCTCACTGGGACTGCCCTTCGAGGCCGTCGGTCTGCTGATCGCCGTGGACTGGTTCGCCGGGATCTTCCGCACCTTCCTCAACGTCAACGGGGACACCTTCGTGGCGATGCTGGTGGCCAATGCCGACGACGAGATCGACCGCGACGTCTACAACGGCACCAAGACGGTGACCGCCGAGGAACTCGACCTCGACGAGTACAGCGATGCCCTCGCCCGGGCGGACCAGGCCGACTAA